TGACCGCGGCCAGCGCCTCCGGCATCAATGACGGCGCCGCCGCCGTAGTGCTGATGCGCGCCTCCGAAGCCGCCAAGCTCGGCAAGACGCCGCTCGCCCGCATCGTGTCCTGGGCACAGGCCGGTGTCGATCCCAAGGTCATGGGCTCGGGCCCCATCCCGGCCTCGCGCGCTGCGCTCAAAAAGGCGGGCTGGAATCACCAGGACCTCGATCTGGTCGAGGCCAACGAGGCTTTCGCCGCGCAGGCCTGCGCGGTGAACAAGGATCTCGGCTGGGACACCTCCAAGGTCAACGTCAACGGCGGCGCCATCGCTATTGGCCATCCGATCGGCGCGTCGGGCGCCCGCGTACTGACGACCCTGCTGTTCGAGATGCAGAAGCGCAACGCCAAAAAGGGCCTTGCCACCCTCTGCATCGGCGGCGGTATGGGCATTGCCATGTGCGTGGAACGCTAGTTCGACACTGCGAAAATGTGCGGGGAGCGCTAGCGGCCTTCGCAGCGCACCATCCACAAAGTTGATGTGAGTCACAGCCGAGGCCGCATTTCGGGATTATCCGAAGTGCGGCCTCGGTCTTTAGACCCAAGTCTTTAGGCCATAGTCTTTAGACCATGTGCGCTTGTGGCGTGTTGCGATTGCCGGGCTGTTCTTTAAGCTGCCATCAACAAGTCGCGATGGCAGGCATAAGAATTGCTCCGCTAGGGAGATTGGCGAAGGGCTTTTGCCGAGCGTCGGGTAAGAAAAGTTTCGAGGAACGATCTGGGAGAGGGGAATGACTCGCGTTGCATTGGTAACTGGCGGTACCCGCGGCATCGGGGCTGCGATTTCAAAAGCGCTCAAGGACAAAGGCTACAAGGTCGCGGCGAGCTACGCCGGCAACGATGAAGCCGCGCAGAAATTCAAGGCCGAGACCGGCATTCCTGTCTTTAAATGGGACGTGTCGTCTTATGAGGCATGTGGCGCGGGCATCAAGCAGGTCGAGGCCGAGGTCGGCCCGATCGACGTGCTGGTCAACAATGCCGGTATCACCAAGGACGGCATGTTCCATCGCATGACGGTCGAGCAGTGGAACGCGGTGATCGGCACCAACCTCGGCTCGCTGTTCAACATGACCCGTCAGGTTTGGGAAGGCATGCGCGCGCGCAAGTTTGGCCGGGTAATCAATATTTCCTCGATCAACGGCCAGAAAGGCCAGATGGGCCAGGTGAACTACTCCGCCGCCAAAGCCGGCGAACTCGGCTTCACCAAGGCGCTGGCGCAGGAAGGCGCCAAAGCCGGCATCACGGTCAACGCCATCTGCCCGGGCTACATCAACACCGAAATGGTGCAGGCGGTGCCGAAGGATGTGCTGGAGAAGTCGATTCTGCCGCAAATCCCGATCGGCCGCCTCGGTGAGCCGGAAGAGATCGCGCGCTGCGTCGTCTTCCTCGCCGCCGACGATGCCGGGCTCATCACCGGCGCGACGCTGACCGCCAATGGTGGGCAATATTTCGTGTGAGACGCAATGCCGGCATGGCCTCACGGCCGTGCCGGCAGCCGCACGATCTGCCGCCGCATCCATAAAATCAGCCCGGAATGCTCCGGCCGGTGCCATCCGTGGCATGGGCCTTCGCGCCGCTTGATCAATAGTCCGGTGATGTCCTAAGCCACCGGGCCGCTGCTACATTCGGCGGCCCACACCGAGGATTTTCCGCATGACCACCAATCGCGTCCACCGCATCGCCGTCATTCCGGGAGACGGCATCGGCAAGGAAGTCATGCCGGAGGGCGTGCGCGTGCTCGAGGCGGCGGCGAAGAAATTCGGCTTCAAGCTCCAGCTTGACGATTTCGATTTCGCGTCCTGCGACTATTACGACAAGCACGGCCGCATGATGCCGGAGGACTGGAAGGACAAGATCGGCAAGCATGACGCCATCTATTTCGGCGCCGTCGGCATGCCGGACCGGGTGCCCGACCACATTTCGCTGTGGGGCTCGCTGATCCTGTTCCGCCGCGAGTTCGATCAATACATCAATCTGCGTCCCGTGCGGCTGATGCCGGGCGTGCCGTCGCCGCTCGCAAACCGCAAGCCGGGCGACATCGATTTCTGGGTGGTGCGCGAGAACACCGAAGGCGAATACTCTGCCATCGGCGGCAAGATGTTTCCCGGCACCGACCGCGAAGTGGTGGTGCAGGAAACGGTGATGAGCCGGATCGGCGTCGATCGCGTTTTAAAATTCGCCTTCGAACTCGCCAAGTCGACGCCGAAGAAGCATCTCACTTCCGCGACCAAGTCGAACGGTATCGCCATCACCATGCCGTACTGGGACGAGCGCGTGAAGGAGATGGCGAAGAACTATCCGGATGTGAAGTGGAATCAGTTTCACATCGACATTCTCACCGCGCATTTCGTCATGAACCCGGACCGGTTCAACGTGGTCGTGGCATCGAACCTGTTCGGCGACATTCTTTCCGATCTTGGTCCGGCCTGCACCGGCACCATCGGCATCGCGCCGTCGGGCAATATCAATCCCGAGCGTAATTTCCCGTCGGTGTTCGAGCCGGTGCATGGTTCGGCGCC
The Pseudolabrys sp. FHR47 genome window above contains:
- the phbB gene encoding acetoacetyl-CoA reductase, which encodes MTRVALVTGGTRGIGAAISKALKDKGYKVAASYAGNDEAAQKFKAETGIPVFKWDVSSYEACGAGIKQVEAEVGPIDVLVNNAGITKDGMFHRMTVEQWNAVIGTNLGSLFNMTRQVWEGMRARKFGRVINISSINGQKGQMGQVNYSAAKAGELGFTKALAQEGAKAGITVNAICPGYINTEMVQAVPKDVLEKSILPQIPIGRLGEPEEIARCVVFLAADDAGLITGATLTANGGQYFV
- a CDS encoding tartrate dehydrogenase translates to MTTNRVHRIAVIPGDGIGKEVMPEGVRVLEAAAKKFGFKLQLDDFDFASCDYYDKHGRMMPEDWKDKIGKHDAIYFGAVGMPDRVPDHISLWGSLILFRREFDQYINLRPVRLMPGVPSPLANRKPGDIDFWVVRENTEGEYSAIGGKMFPGTDREVVVQETVMSRIGVDRVLKFAFELAKSTPKKHLTSATKSNGIAITMPYWDERVKEMAKNYPDVKWNQFHIDILTAHFVMNPDRFNVVVASNLFGDILSDLGPACTGTIGIAPSGNINPERNFPSVFEPVHGSAPDIYGQGIANPIGQIWSGAMMLDHLGEHDAAAAIVKAIETVLAQDKLRTRDLKGPASTTECGKAVAEALG